In one Verrucomicrobiota bacterium genomic region, the following are encoded:
- a CDS encoding SMP-30/gluconolactonase/LRE family protein: MKPCAFLTLALFAQAAGLAAADFDIKDESEFKRIVPDSAKVTKLAGNMRFLEGPVWNPAYGGSLIFSDIPANELKQWTEKDGLKTFRQPSNNANGNCLDNQGRLVTAEHGGRRISITERDSSVQTVVGQFEGKNLNSPNDVVVKSDGTIWFTDPDYGLAGRPKEQPGNFVYRFDPKTKEVKALVRDFDKPNGLCFSPDEKKLYVADSGKPRHIRVFDVQSDGALANGKVFCQIDKGGPDGIRCDKEGRMFSSAGDGVQIFATDGRLIGKILVPESPANLAFGGKDHKTLFITARTSLYSIPLLVAGDK; the protein is encoded by the coding sequence ATGAAACCCTGCGCATTTCTCACCCTTGCCCTTTTCGCCCAAGCCGCCGGCCTCGCGGCGGCGGATTTCGATATCAAAGACGAATCTGAGTTCAAAAGAATCGTGCCGGATTCCGCGAAAGTAACCAAGCTGGCCGGGAACATGCGTTTCCTGGAAGGACCGGTCTGGAATCCAGCCTACGGCGGCTCCCTTATTTTCAGCGACATCCCCGCCAACGAACTCAAGCAGTGGACGGAAAAGGATGGGTTGAAAACTTTTCGCCAGCCGAGCAACAACGCCAATGGCAACTGTCTCGATAATCAAGGCCGGTTGGTCACCGCGGAACACGGTGGGCGCCGCATTTCCATCACCGAACGCGACAGCAGCGTCCAAACTGTGGTCGGCCAGTTTGAAGGCAAGAACCTGAACTCGCCCAACGACGTCGTCGTGAAGTCCGACGGCACAATCTGGTTCACCGATCCGGATTACGGTCTGGCGGGCCGGCCCAAAGAACAACCGGGCAATTTCGTCTATCGCTTCGATCCCAAAACCAAGGAAGTCAAAGCGCTGGTCCGGGACTTCGACAAACCGAACGGCCTTTGCTTTTCGCCGGACGAGAAGAAGCTTTACGTGGCTGATTCAGGGAAACCCAGACACATCCGCGTCTTCGACGTGCAGAGCGACGGCGCGCTCGCGAACGGAAAAGTTTTCTGCCAGATCGACAAAGGCGGCCCAGACGGCATTCGCTGCGACAAGGAGGGCCGGATGTTCTCCAGCGCCGGCGATGGCGTCCAGATTTTCGCCACGGACGGCCGCTTGATCGGGAAGATTCTCGTGCCAGAGTCGCCGGCGAATCTGGCGTTCGGCGGGAAAGACCACAAAACCCTTTTTATCACCGCCCGCACATCGCTCTATTCGATCCCCCTTCTGGTCGCGGGTGACAAGTGA